In Apium graveolens cultivar Ventura chromosome 10, ASM990537v1, whole genome shotgun sequence, the following are encoded in one genomic region:
- the LOC141693442 gene encoding putative homeobox-leucine zipper protein ATHB-51, giving the protein MEWNNGNNHLRPTFLSHQSPSFNFLFNYNNNNNQFPPDLKQVMVTDDTQTVHGGIMGDMMEDLNKVQQQHQGISNEKKKRMTSEQLEFLESRFQEEMKLDPDRKIKLARELALQPRQVAVWFQNRRARWKTKQLEHLYLSLKHQLDLVSMEKHKLQEEVVALRAILKEEVTKKQVWGSCNNNHTNTDMISGEDTVESTSVFPNPRHGKSTTARHYTRNNNHENITPSHQCNYVFGVDDYNNSVSWGAATAGTTAVMPSYP; this is encoded by the exons ATGGAATGGAATAATGGAAACAACCACCTAAGACCAACCTTTCTGTCTCATCAATCACCTTCCTTCAACTTCCTCTTTAActataacaacaacaacaaccagtTTCCACCAG ATTTGAAGCAAGTTATGGTGACAGACGACACGCAGACAGTACATGGAGGAATAATGGGAGATATGATGGAGGATCTGAATAAGGTGCAGCAGCAGCACCAGGGAATTAGTAATGAGAAAAAGAAGAGGATGACAAGTGAACAACTAGAGTTTTTAGAGAGCAGATTTCAGGAGGAAATGAAGTTGGATCCTGATAGGAAGATCAAGCTGGCCCGGGAGCTAGCACTGCAGCCTCGCCAAGTGGCTGTTTGGTTCCAGAACCGAAGGGCTAGATGGAAAACTAAGCAACTTGAGCATCTTTACCTTTCTCTTAAGCATCAGCTTGATCTTGTTTCCATGGAGAAGCATAAGCTTCAAGAGGAG GTAGTTGCGCTGCGGGCAATTCTGAAGGAAGAAGTTACAAAAAAGCAGGTTTGGGGAAGTTGCAACAACAACCATACCAATACAGACATGATCTCCGGGGAAGATACAGTTGAAAGCACTTCGGTCTTTCCGAATCCCAGGCACGGGAAAAGCACAACAGCGCGTCATTACACTAGAAATAATAATCATGAGAATATTACCCCAAGTCATCAGTGCAACTATGTTTTTGGGGTTGATGATTATAACAATTCGGTAAGCTGGGGAGCTGCTACTGCTGGTACTACTGCTGTTATGCCTTCATATccttaa